One genomic region from Croceicoccus sp. YJ47 encodes:
- a CDS encoding DUF1080 domain-containing protein, whose amino-acid sequence MTSRREAIGLLAGAGCTVATGGLLSAPAKGAQTDGGWTDLLNGSDLAGWTFFQDGVGANDRDGVIAFDDGVMHVLGPAYTGPAAPGMGYIATATEYGDYHLSLEYRWGTRRYEPRTLAKRDSGILYHVPSGRDFLWPDCVEYQIMERSTGDAIPVNHRAIPAISAGGIPSWPTDFPGNTRYAPQIDAGGNLRQWIKADGSFDTLDGWNTVELICRGDSAAHIVNGRLVTALYGLQRQKGGDSSTYVPITRGRILLQIEGAEISFRNVRIRAV is encoded by the coding sequence ATGACTTCAAGGCGCGAGGCAATCGGTCTCCTGGCGGGGGCGGGATGCACGGTGGCTACCGGCGGGCTTTTGTCGGCACCGGCGAAGGGCGCGCAAACCGACGGTGGTTGGACCGACCTGCTCAATGGCTCCGATCTTGCTGGCTGGACATTCTTTCAGGATGGCGTGGGCGCGAACGACCGCGATGGCGTGATCGCCTTTGACGATGGTGTGATGCACGTTCTGGGGCCCGCATATACCGGCCCGGCGGCGCCCGGTATGGGGTATATCGCGACTGCCACCGAATATGGCGACTATCACCTGAGCCTGGAATACAGATGGGGAACGCGGCGCTACGAACCGCGCACCCTGGCAAAGCGCGACAGCGGCATTCTCTACCATGTCCCGTCGGGCCGCGACTTCCTGTGGCCGGACTGTGTCGAATACCAGATCATGGAACGCAGCACGGGCGACGCGATCCCCGTCAACCACCGCGCCATCCCCGCGATCTCTGCCGGTGGCATCCCGTCCTGGCCGACGGATTTTCCGGGCAACACGCGCTATGCGCCACAGATCGATGCCGGCGGCAATTTGCGTCAATGGATCAAGGCCGATGGCAGCTTCGACACGCTGGATGGCTGGAATACCGTCGAGCTGATCTGTCGCGGCGACAGCGCCGCGCACATCGTCAATGGACGGTTGGTGACGGCGCTCTACGGCCTCCAGAGGCAAAAGGGGGGCGACTCCTCGACCTATGTCCCGATCACCCGCGGACGCATCCTGTTGCAGATCGAGGGCGCGGAAATATCCTTCCGGAACGTGAGGATACGGGCCGTGTGA